The genomic interval CGTTGCGGCTTTCCTTGCTATTCTCCCTGAGAAGTGGTAGTTATTTATCTGTAACCACTTTCATGAAAAGGAGATGGCCATGTCTAAATTACCTTCTCAGTATGTCAGTATAAAAAAGAGGTTCAGAGACTATTTCGATGCTGTTGATAATCTCGGCAAGTCCACAAAGGGAATGGGGCCGCTCGATGAGAGGACTTCTCAGCTTGTACAGCTTGCAGCCGCTGCAGCCTTAAGATCAGAAGGAGCTGTTCATTCACATACAAAAAGGGCGCTTGAGGCAGGGGCAAGCCGGGAGGAGGTATACCATGCGCTGATACTCCTGACGAGCACACTGGGATTCCCTACTGTATCTGCAGCACTTAGCTGGGCCGATGATGTATTGCCTAAACGAAAGAAATAGCAAATAGAATGGGGGCAGGTTTTCAATTATGACACCAGACCTCAGTAGCGATCGGGCCATATGACTGCTTTCGCTGCCACT from Nitrospirota bacterium carries:
- a CDS encoding carboxymuconolactone decarboxylase family protein, translating into MAMSKLPSQYVSIKKRFRDYFDAVDNLGKSTKGMGPLDERTSQLVQLAAAAALRSEGAVHSHTKRALEAGASREEVYHALILLTSTLGFPTVSAALSWADDVLPKRKK